A single genomic interval of Christensenellaceae bacterium 44-20 harbors:
- the typA gene encoding translational GTPase TypA: MRREDLRNIAIIAHVDHGKTTLVDEMLRQGGVFRENQVVNDRVMDSGDLERERGITILAKNTAAMYNGTKINIVDTPGHADFGGEVERVLKMVNGVLLVVDAFEGPMPQTRFVLQKALELNHKIVVVINKIDRPDARPDDVVDEVLELLLELDASDEQLDSPVVFCSAREGTASLYSREKGTDLKPLFESIVSHIDPPEGDPEAPLQVLVSSIDFNDYVGRLAIGRIENGTIRQAQEVALCDHHNASIAGKAKLTAIYQFDGLGRQQVAEAKAGDIVCFSGIENVNIGNTICAPDHIEAIPFVKISEPTVEMTFSVNNSPFAGREGKLVTSRHIRDRLQSELKKDVSLRVEDTDSADSFRVLGRGEMHLSILIETMRREGFELQVSAPKVLYKEIDGVRCEPIERLVADVPEASVGSVIEKLSARKGELQHMHQAGSRMKLEFLIPSRGLFGYSNDFLTDTKGEGIMSTIFEGYEPYKGEISKRALGSLIAFESGEAVTYGLYNAQDRGTLFIGAGTPVYGGMVVGCSPKGDDIVVNVCKRKHMTNIRASGSDDALRLTPPRIFSLEESLEFIEDDELVEVTPKSIRIRKRILDHQMRLRANLKK; the protein is encoded by the coding sequence TTGAGAAGAGAAGATTTACGCAATATCGCCATTATCGCGCACGTCGACCACGGCAAGACGACGCTCGTCGACGAAATGCTCCGCCAGGGCGGCGTGTTCCGGGAAAACCAGGTGGTGAATGACCGCGTCATGGACAGCGGCGATTTGGAGCGGGAGCGCGGCATCACGATTCTTGCCAAAAACACCGCGGCCATGTATAACGGCACCAAAATCAACATCGTCGATACCCCCGGGCACGCGGATTTTGGCGGCGAAGTGGAGCGCGTGCTTAAGATGGTCAACGGCGTGCTGCTGGTGGTGGATGCCTTTGAAGGCCCCATGCCCCAGACGCGCTTCGTCTTGCAGAAGGCGCTGGAGCTCAACCACAAAATCGTCGTGGTCATCAACAAAATCGACCGCCCCGACGCCCGGCCGGACGACGTGGTGGATGAGGTGCTGGAGCTGCTGCTGGAGCTGGACGCCAGCGACGAACAGCTGGACAGCCCGGTTGTGTTCTGCTCGGCCAGAGAGGGCACGGCCAGCCTCTATTCCCGGGAAAAGGGAACGGATTTGAAGCCGCTGTTTGAATCCATCGTGAGCCATATCGACCCGCCCGAAGGCGACCCGGAGGCGCCGCTTCAGGTGCTGGTCTCTTCCATCGATTTCAACGACTACGTCGGCCGGCTGGCCATTGGCCGCATCGAAAACGGCACGATCCGCCAGGCGCAGGAAGTCGCCCTCTGCGACCATCACAACGCTTCCATCGCCGGCAAGGCCAAGCTGACGGCCATCTACCAGTTCGACGGCCTGGGTCGCCAGCAGGTTGCCGAGGCAAAAGCCGGGGACATCGTCTGCTTCTCGGGCATCGAAAACGTCAACATCGGCAACACCATCTGCGCGCCGGATCACATCGAGGCGATTCCCTTCGTGAAAATCTCCGAGCCGACGGTGGAGATGACCTTCTCGGTCAACAACAGCCCCTTCGCCGGCCGCGAGGGCAAGCTGGTTACCTCCCGCCACATCCGGGATAGGCTGCAAAGCGAGCTCAAGAAAGACGTTTCCCTGCGCGTCGAGGATACGGATTCGGCGGACTCCTTCCGGGTTCTGGGCCGGGGCGAGATGCACCTCTCCATCCTCATCGAGACCATGCGCCGGGAGGGCTTCGAGCTGCAGGTCAGCGCGCCAAAGGTGCTCTATAAGGAGATCGACGGCGTGCGCTGCGAGCCCATTGAGCGGCTGGTGGCAGACGTCCCCGAGGCATCGGTGGGCAGCGTCATCGAAAAGCTCAGCGCCAGAAAGGGCGAATTGCAGCATATGCACCAGGCGGGTTCCCGCATGAAGCTGGAGTTCCTCATCCCCTCCCGCGGCCTATTTGGCTATTCCAATGATTTTCTGACGGATACCAAGGGCGAAGGCATCATGAGCACGATTTTCGAGGGCTACGAGCCCTATAAAGGCGAGATTTCCAAGCGCGCGCTGGGCTCGCTCATCGCGTTTGAGAGCGGCGAGGCCGTTACTTACGGGCTGTATAACGCCCAGGATCGGGGCACGCTGTTCATCGGCGCGGGCACGCCGGTCTATGGCGGCATGGTGGTCGGCTGTTCGCCCAAGGGCGACGACATCGTCGTCAACGTCTGCAAGCGCAAGCACATGACCAACATCCGGGCTTCGGGCAGCGACGACGCTCTGCGCCTGACGCCGCCCCGGATTTTCAGCCTGGAGGAGAGCCTGGAGTTCATCGAGGACGACGAGCTCGTGGAGGTTACCCCCAAAAGCATCCGCATCCGCAAACGCATTTTGGATCACCAGATGCGCCTGCGGGCTAATTTGAAGAAGTAG
- a CDS encoding CPBP family intramembrane glutamic endopeptidase yields the protein MGLFQEKKKLILLCCAAELAVIALIALACLFENFIYYLFYNLLYGLAVSVLLPLWVIAEKGEGLEEMGLKKLGGRQVLVLCAFCLFSVGGQVVPKLAAGESLRWERLPVAVLPLMMTTFFEEFFFRGFVQTRLERQFGSAAAVAASGLLFSLYHLGYPGFRSAGDLALLFAVGVGFALAFRLSGNNFFVSYFVNLPNAFLTYILKQEQFPHMTAQSTVWAGAAIAALAAVLLFFAKRRQAMRE from the coding sequence ATGGGGTTGTTTCAAGAAAAAAAGAAGCTGATCCTGCTTTGCTGTGCGGCGGAGCTGGCGGTGATCGCGCTTATCGCCCTGGCCTGCCTGTTCGAAAATTTCATATACTATCTTTTCTATAACCTGCTCTATGGACTTGCGGTGAGCGTGCTGCTCCCGCTGTGGGTGATTGCAGAAAAGGGAGAGGGCCTGGAGGAAATGGGCCTGAAAAAGCTGGGCGGCCGCCAGGTTCTGGTGCTATGCGCCTTTTGCCTTTTCTCGGTGGGCGGGCAGGTCGTTCCCAAGCTGGCGGCAGGGGAGAGCCTGCGCTGGGAGAGGCTGCCCGTGGCAGTCCTGCCGCTCATGATGACGACGTTCTTTGAAGAGTTTTTCTTCCGGGGCTTTGTCCAGACGCGCCTGGAGAGACAGTTTGGGAGCGCGGCCGCGGTGGCGGCCTCTGGCCTGCTCTTTTCGCTCTACCATTTGGGGTATCCGGGCTTTCGGAGCGCGGGAGATCTGGCGCTGCTTTTCGCAGTGGGAGTCGGCTTTGCCCTGGCTTTCCGGCTCTCGGGGAACAACTTCTTTGTCTCCTATTTTGTCAACCTGCCCAATGCCTTTCTCACCTATATCCTAAAGCAGGAGCAGTTTCCGCATATGACGGCGCAGAGCACGGTCTGGGCAGGAGCGGCCATCGCCGCCCTGGCCGCGGTTCTGCTGTTTTTCGCAAAGCGCCGGCAGGCCATGAGGGAATAG
- a CDS encoding flavodoxin domain-containing protein: protein MRGIILFQSKYGATAKYAGWLSEETGFACVETKKARAEDLGQADALILGGGIYASGIAGLSFLKKNWQLLKGKRVVVFGVGASPYEPAAFEQIVQHNMKGELARIPCCYCRGAWDLARMSFVDRNLCKMLRRAVGKKDPADYEAWEKALMAAGDAPCDWTDKKYLEPILNELRR, encoded by the coding sequence GTGAGAGGAATCATCTTGTTTCAATCCAAATACGGCGCCACGGCCAAATATGCAGGCTGGCTTTCCGAGGAGACCGGCTTTGCCTGCGTGGAAACCAAAAAAGCCCGGGCAGAAGACCTTGGGCAGGCCGATGCGCTGATTCTCGGCGGCGGCATCTATGCCTCTGGAATCGCCGGATTATCCTTTCTGAAAAAGAATTGGCAGCTGCTGAAGGGCAAGCGGGTGGTCGTGTTTGGCGTGGGCGCTTCGCCGTATGAGCCGGCGGCATTTGAGCAGATCGTCCAGCACAATATGAAGGGCGAGCTCGCGCGCATTCCCTGCTGCTATTGCAGAGGGGCGTGGGATCTGGCGCGCATGAGCTTTGTGGATAGAAATCTGTGCAAAATGCTGCGCAGGGCGGTCGGCAAGAAAGACCCTGCGGATTACGAGGCTTGGGAAAAAGCGCTCATGGCAGCCGGGGATGCCCCCTGCGATTGGACGGATAAAAAATATCTCGAACCCATTTTAAATGAATTGCGCCGATAG
- a CDS encoding VanZ family protein yields the protein MDKILFYLEKYAQLMLPYLAVFVPLYLLARGCLLLRRKKPMEFRRELCLGLLALYALFVLAITVLPEISLFHGIRFSYPDGSFGPHNAGVQPIPGNFLRYLGFSLKYLGGGALVALIGNLFLFTPMGFLAQRCFGGAWWQYLLAGAGISLGIELFQLLLPRATDIDDLIFNALGMLGGYFLGRGYARLAGRREARACKKVKDNE from the coding sequence TTGGACAAGATTCTATTCTATCTCGAAAAATATGCACAGCTCATGCTGCCCTATCTGGCTGTTTTCGTTCCGCTCTATTTGCTGGCCCGGGGATGCCTGCTTTTGCGCCGGAAAAAGCCCATGGAGTTTAGGCGCGAGCTTTGCCTGGGGCTGTTGGCGCTCTATGCCTTATTTGTTTTGGCGATTACCGTGCTGCCCGAAATCAGCCTCTTCCACGGAATCCGCTTTTCCTACCCCGACGGCAGCTTTGGGCCGCATAATGCCGGAGTACAGCCAATTCCTGGAAATTTCCTGCGTTATCTGGGCTTTTCCCTGAAATATCTCGGGGGCGGCGCGCTGGTGGCGCTGATTGGCAATCTCTTCCTGTTCACGCCCATGGGTTTTCTGGCTCAGCGCTGTTTTGGCGGGGCGTGGTGGCAATATCTTCTGGCAGGTGCGGGGATTTCACTGGGCATTGAGCTGTTTCAGCTGCTGCTCCCTCGGGCGACGGACATCGACGACCTGATTTTCAACGCGCTAGGTATGCTGGGCGGCTATTTTCTGGGAAGGGGATACGCTCGGCTGGCGGGTAGGAGAGAGGCGAGGGCGTGCAAAAAGGTCAAGGACAATGAGTAA
- a CDS encoding SIS domain-containing protein has protein sequence MLDAKKMLDCAGKNISEILNMVDPAQIEEIATALAEAKRVFTAGWGRAGNIIRILGMDMSQIGKTVFCVGDNGTPSAHPGDLLIINSGSGNTKTIAVLAQQAKEQGLKVALISGAAPDASIIGKIADINVTVPRLKNEFRPPVDNSKSKNKGLGERMDWGLSDEQREEMAYTEVTGYYEAAFALNEVIRKFVMEKIGAKTEDIMYYHNNLE, from the coding sequence ATGTTAGACGCTAAGAAAATGCTGGATTGTGCCGGCAAAAATATTTCTGAAATTCTAAATATGGTTGACCCCGCCCAGATCGAGGAAATTGCGACGGCTCTCGCTGAAGCAAAGCGCGTATTCACCGCTGGCTGGGGCCGTGCGGGCAACATCATCCGCATCCTGGGCATGGATATGTCCCAGATTGGCAAGACTGTCTTCTGCGTCGGCGACAACGGCACGCCTTCCGCGCATCCCGGCGACCTGCTCATCATCAACTCCGGCTCGGGCAACACCAAGACCATCGCTGTGCTGGCTCAGCAGGCAAAAGAGCAGGGCTTGAAAGTCGCCCTCATCTCGGGCGCTGCTCCGGATGCTTCCATCATCGGCAAGATCGCTGATATCAACGTTACGGTTCCCAGACTCAAAAACGAGTTCCGCCCGCCTGTTGATAATTCCAAGTCCAAGAACAAGGGCCTTGGCGAGCGCATGGATTGGGGCCTTTCCGACGAGCAGAGAGAAGAGATGGCTTATACGGAAGTTACCGGCTACTACGAAGCCGCTTTCGCTCTCAACGAAGTCATCCGCAAGTTCGTCATGGAGAAAATCGGCGCCAAAACCGAAGACATCATGTACTACCACAACAACCTCGAGTAA
- a CDS encoding GNAT family N-acetyltransferase → MPIEIQTQRLVLRPLGTGDLQSVHAYASDAETTAYMLRLPNRTLQQTRQFLLCAEQEWQRQSPRFYEFAITLAGRQIGAVSLYLEEEEPAGELGWILHKRHWRQGFATEAALAIREFARGLGLRRLTAHCDARNTASRRVMEKIGMALEDDTGTRVYPNTGETARELLFGMALQPE, encoded by the coding sequence ATGCCAATCGAGATTCAGACACAGCGGCTGGTTCTGCGGCCGCTGGGCACAGGGGATTTGCAGAGCGTGCACGCCTATGCTTCGGACGCCGAGACCACGGCCTATATGCTGCGGCTCCCAAACCGCACGCTCCAGCAAACCCGGCAGTTTCTGCTCTGCGCCGAGCAGGAATGGCAGAGGCAAAGCCCGCGCTTTTATGAATTTGCCATCACGCTGGCCGGGCGGCAGATCGGCGCAGTCTCCCTCTATTTGGAAGAGGAGGAGCCTGCCGGCGAGCTGGGCTGGATTTTGCACAAACGCCATTGGCGCCAGGGCTTTGCCACCGAGGCCGCGCTGGCCATCCGGGAATTTGCCCGGGGCCTTGGGCTCCGCCGCCTGACGGCGCACTGCGACGCCAGAAACACCGCTTCCCGGCGTGTAATGGAAAAAATTGGCATGGCATTGGAGGATGACACCGGAACCCGGGTTTATCCAAACACCGGGGAAACCGCCCGGGAACTGCTCTTTGGCATGGCGCTCCAGCCCGAATAG
- the cimA gene encoding citramalate synthase yields the protein MKLEILDSTLRDGAQGADISFSLSDKLAVARQLAKLGIPLIEAGNPGSNPKDAEFFAEAQKLALGGSALVAFGSTRRKHTRAQEDAALAALLSAGTAAVCIFGKASALHVAHVLETSPEENLAMIADSVGFAHQAGRRVIFDAEHFFDGFAENPDYALRVLSAAAEAGADTLCLCDTNGGTFPEQIGEITALVCQKFPGHKIGIHCHNDSGLAVAGTMQAVFAGAAHVQGTLLGFGERCGNANLSTILPNLQLKAGYACIPPEQMERLTSVCRALADTANLSLPGSLPYVGSAAFAHKAGMHVDAVNKLHASFEHISPGAVGNKRRRLVGEVSGKSSLLRLVRRYQPEISKNSPKLAEIMDQLKRMEFAGYQFEAAEESLDLLIRRCLHLQEKFFTLDHYKIIGEYPLFAQLSPSSAIVKVRVGQESSLTSAEGNGPVHALDLALRRALIPFYPCLADMRLADYKVRVLESDATTAAGVRVLIESTDGQRTWRTVGVSSDILEASFLALSDSIEYKLTLEKEKI from the coding sequence ATGAAGCTGGAAATACTCGATTCCACATTGCGCGACGGCGCCCAGGGCGCGGATATCTCCTTCTCGCTGAGCGATAAGCTGGCCGTCGCCCGTCAGCTGGCAAAGCTGGGCATCCCGCTCATCGAGGCAGGCAACCCCGGCTCCAACCCCAAAGATGCGGAGTTTTTTGCCGAAGCGCAAAAGCTCGCTCTGGGCGGCTCTGCTCTGGTCGCCTTTGGCAGCACCCGCCGCAAGCACACCCGCGCGCAGGAGGATGCGGCGCTGGCCGCGCTGCTCTCGGCGGGAACGGCGGCCGTCTGCATCTTCGGCAAGGCCTCGGCTCTGCATGTGGCGCATGTGCTGGAGACTTCGCCGGAGGAGAACCTCGCCATGATCGCGGACAGCGTGGGCTTTGCGCACCAGGCGGGCAGGCGGGTCATCTTCGACGCCGAGCATTTCTTCGACGGCTTTGCGGAAAACCCGGATTACGCCCTGCGCGTGCTGAGTGCGGCGGCCGAAGCCGGGGCGGATACCCTCTGCCTCTGCGATACCAACGGCGGCACCTTCCCAGAGCAAATCGGCGAAATCACGGCGCTGGTCTGCCAAAAATTCCCGGGGCACAAAATCGGCATTCACTGCCACAACGATTCCGGTCTGGCCGTGGCGGGCACCATGCAGGCGGTGTTTGCCGGGGCGGCGCATGTGCAGGGGACTCTGCTGGGATTCGGCGAACGCTGCGGCAACGCCAATCTCTCGACGATTCTGCCCAACCTTCAGCTCAAGGCCGGCTATGCCTGCATCCCGCCCGAGCAGATGGAGCGCCTGACCAGCGTCTGCCGGGCGCTGGCGGATACGGCCAACCTCTCTCTGCCCGGCAGCCTGCCCTATGTCGGCTCGGCGGCCTTTGCGCATAAGGCCGGGATGCACGTGGATGCCGTCAACAAGCTGCACGCCAGCTTCGAGCACATCTCCCCGGGCGCTGTGGGCAACAAACGCCGGCGGCTGGTGGGCGAGGTTTCGGGCAAATCCTCCCTGTTGCGGCTGGTGCGGCGCTATCAGCCGGAAATTTCCAAAAATTCCCCCAAGCTGGCCGAGATCATGGATCAGCTCAAGCGCATGGAGTTCGCGGGCTATCAGTTCGAGGCGGCAGAGGAGAGCCTGGATTTGCTCATCCGCCGCTGCCTGCATTTGCAGGAGAAATTCTTTACGCTGGATCACTATAAAATCATCGGCGAATACCCGCTGTTTGCCCAGCTTTCCCCTTCTTCGGCCATCGTCAAGGTGCGGGTGGGGCAGGAATCTTCGCTGACTTCCGCCGAGGGCAACGGCCCGGTGCACGCGCTGGATCTGGCCCTGCGGCGGGCGCTCATCCCCTTCTACCCCTGCCTGGCGGATATGCGGCTGGCGGATTATAAAGTCCGCGTGCTGGAATCGGATGCGACGACGGCCGCCGGCGTGCGCGTGCTCATCGAATCCACAGACGGCCAGCGGACCTGGCGGACGGTGGGTGTCTCCTCGGATATTCTGGAGGCCAGCTTCCTGGCGCTCTCGGATTCCATCGAGTATAAGCTGACGCTGGAAAAAGAGAAAATTTAA
- a CDS encoding cytidine deaminase translates to MHPLTDSDRRLLAAAQEAIRQNYDASSHLHTVGAAVRCKSGKIYTGVNVYSLHGACAEQVAIGAAITNGEREFEAIVAVRGEDGQEILPPCGNCRQMLCDYMPDCAVILDLCGEQKKASRPGAAALCIRRAEVVCAA, encoded by the coding sequence ATGCACCCCTTAACTGATTCGGATCGCCGTCTGCTGGCCGCGGCCCAGGAGGCCATCCGCCAAAACTACGACGCCAGCTCGCACCTGCATACCGTAGGCGCGGCTGTGCGGTGCAAAAGCGGCAAAATTTATACCGGTGTTAACGTCTATTCCCTGCATGGAGCGTGCGCAGAGCAGGTAGCCATCGGCGCCGCCATCACAAACGGCGAGCGGGAGTTCGAGGCCATCGTAGCCGTGCGCGGAGAGGATGGGCAGGAGATTCTCCCGCCCTGCGGAAACTGCCGTCAGATGCTCTGCGACTATATGCCGGACTGCGCCGTCATCCTGGATCTTTGCGGTGAGCAAAAAAAAGCTTCCCGCCCGGGAGCTGCTGCCCTTTGCATACGGCGTGCAGAAGTAGTCTGCGCGGCATGA
- a CDS encoding SIS domain-containing protein: MDTKQILIQAGNHVAEGLSKIDPAQVDAMAKGIAKANRVFVSGWGRAGNVAGILGMDMSQVGKLVYRVGDNNTPSIHEGDILLVMSGSGNTKTISIIAQEAKDFGAEVGLISTSAESIIGEIADYNIVIPKVDTPMNRIMAEKRPQKDPKFKGTAGTRENWDLTDEERAQMTLEQMEITYQIAFVLNEVIQHKVMEEIGETVECVHYYHNSLE, from the coding sequence ATGGATACCAAACAAATTCTGATTCAGGCTGGCAACCATGTTGCGGAAGGGCTTTCCAAGATTGATCCGGCGCAAGTTGATGCAATGGCAAAGGGAATCGCGAAAGCAAACCGCGTGTTCGTTTCCGGCTGGGGCCGTGCGGGCAACGTCGCCGGCATTCTGGGCATGGATATGTCTCAGGTAGGCAAGCTGGTTTACCGCGTTGGCGATAACAACACGCCTTCCATCCACGAGGGGGATATTCTTCTTGTCATGTCCGGCTCGGGCAACACCAAGACCATCTCCATCATCGCCCAGGAAGCGAAAGATTTCGGCGCAGAGGTTGGCCTGATTTCCACCAGCGCAGAATCCATCATCGGCGAGATCGCGGATTACAACATCGTTATCCCCAAAGTCGATACTCCCATGAACAGAATCATGGCTGAGAAGCGGCCGCAGAAGGATCCAAAATTCAAAGGCACCGCCGGCACCCGCGAGAACTGGGATCTGACGGACGAGGAGAGAGCGCAGATGACGCTGGAGCAGATGGAAATTACCTACCAGATCGCTTTCGTTCTCAACGAAGTCATCCAGCACAAGGTAATGGAAGAGATCGGCGAGACGGTTGAGTGCGTCCACTACTACCACAACAGCCTTGAATAA
- a CDS encoding xanthine phosphoribosyltransferase has translation MEALKNRILSEGKVLPGNILKIDGFLNHQLDISLLCQIGQEFARRFSGRRIDKILTIEASGIAVACIAAQYFGNLPVVFAKKAKSGNLDARGLLQSEIYSYTYQKPVMLTVSKDWLQPGEKVLVIDDFLANGEALRGCIDLLGQAGAELAGVGIAVEKGFQGGGDRLRGMGIDVQSLAIVDSLVGGVIRFRQE, from the coding sequence ATGGAGGCGCTCAAAAACCGCATTTTATCCGAAGGCAAGGTTTTGCCCGGAAACATTCTGAAAATCGACGGATTTTTAAACCATCAGCTGGATATTTCCCTGCTCTGCCAGATTGGCCAGGAATTTGCCCGGCGCTTTTCGGGCAGGCGCATCGATAAAATCCTGACGATTGAGGCTTCGGGCATCGCCGTCGCCTGCATCGCGGCCCAGTATTTCGGCAACCTGCCCGTGGTGTTTGCCAAAAAGGCCAAATCCGGCAATCTGGATGCCCGGGGCCTCCTGCAAAGCGAGATTTATTCCTATACCTACCAAAAGCCCGTCATGCTGACCGTCTCCAAAGACTGGCTGCAACCGGGGGAAAAGGTGCTGGTGATAGACGATTTTCTGGCCAACGGCGAGGCGCTTCGGGGCTGCATCGACCTGCTCGGCCAGGCCGGGGCAGAGCTTGCGGGCGTGGGTATCGCGGTGGAAAAGGGATTCCAGGGAGGCGGCGACAGGCTGCGCGGCATGGGGATAGACGTGCAGTCGCTGGCCATTGTGGACAGCCTGGTTGGCGGCGTCATCCGCTTCCGGCAGGAGTAA
- a CDS encoding GNAT family N-acetyltransferase, producing MFEMMQLLQYPQGTCDAKIAEEILALEDTAWPADADAVFPSAPETYFTSFLWMQGSRAVCHVGIRKSALNHKGESYLAYGLSEVVTHPEYQRRGLASRAIQKAADFMLTQAPDLSIFTCAREKTGFYAGCGWEEMPGACLVGGTKHKPFRSDSLNLVTMMAFFSPKARRHRADFEHGDIVLELGENQLW from the coding sequence ATGTTTGAAATGATGCAGCTGCTCCAATATCCGCAGGGAACCTGCGATGCCAAAATTGCAGAGGAGATCCTCGCTCTGGAGGATACCGCATGGCCGGCAGATGCAGACGCCGTTTTCCCTTCCGCCCCGGAGACCTATTTCACCTCGTTTCTCTGGATGCAGGGCAGCAGGGCGGTTTGCCATGTCGGGATCAGGAAAAGCGCGCTGAACCATAAGGGGGAAAGCTATCTGGCATATGGGCTGAGCGAAGTGGTAACGCACCCTGAGTATCAAAGGAGGGGGCTGGCCTCCCGGGCAATCCAAAAGGCGGCCGATTTTATGCTCACGCAGGCGCCCGATCTCAGCATTTTTACCTGTGCGCGGGAAAAGACCGGCTTCTATGCAGGATGCGGATGGGAAGAGATGCCCGGCGCGTGCCTCGTCGGCGGGACAAAGCACAAGCCCTTTCGCAGCGACAGCCTGAATCTGGTAACTATGATGGCGTTTTTCTCCCCTAAAGCCAGGCGGCATAGAGCGGATTTCGAGCATGGAGATATCGTGCTTGAGCTGGGCGAAAACCAGCTCTGGTAA
- a CDS encoding GNAT family N-acetyltransferase, with amino-acid sequence MEIRKAQAEDFAFLSEHDGHIAPDELEAQIERGRILIAQEGGRRIGWLRWNLFWDNTPFLNLLFLMEEHRKKGYGRQLMQEWERRMAAQSFGLLMTSTLASEQAQHFYRALGYRDAGSLLLEGEALEIIFTKELGRNKPCLK; translated from the coding sequence ATGGAAATTCGCAAAGCGCAGGCGGAGGATTTCGCCTTTTTATCAGAACACGATGGGCATATCGCCCCGGATGAGCTGGAGGCGCAGATAGAGCGGGGAAGAATTCTCATTGCGCAGGAGGGCGGCCGGCGCATCGGCTGGCTGCGCTGGAACCTGTTTTGGGACAATACGCCCTTTTTGAACCTGCTCTTTCTGATGGAGGAGCACAGGAAAAAGGGCTATGGCAGGCAGCTCATGCAGGAATGGGAGCGCCGGATGGCCGCGCAGAGCTTCGGCCTTTTGATGACCTCCACGCTCGCCAGCGAGCAGGCGCAGCATTTTTACCGCGCCCTGGGTTACCGGGATGCCGGGAGCCTGCTTTTGGAGGGGGAGGCCTTGGAGATTATCTTTACGAAGGAACTTGGGAGAAATAAGCCATGTTTGAAATGA
- a CDS encoding cytidine deaminase, giving the protein MERRDKVNYYLDLAEVVAQRGTCLRRLYGAVIVKNDEVISTGYVGAPRGRKNCSDIGFCIREKLQIPRGQRYELCRSVHAEANAIISAPRHEMIGSSLYLTGIEVRSGEYVQNSSSCSMCKRMVINAGIKTVYIRDTKDSYRVVDVAKDWIENDESLEGTMGY; this is encoded by the coding sequence ATGGAACGCAGAGATAAAGTAAACTACTATCTGGATCTGGCCGAGGTCGTCGCCCAGCGGGGGACTTGCCTGCGCAGGCTGTATGGCGCAGTCATCGTCAAGAACGACGAGGTCATCTCCACGGGCTACGTCGGCGCGCCGCGCGGGCGCAAAAACTGCTCGGATATCGGCTTTTGCATCCGGGAGAAACTGCAGATTCCAAGGGGCCAGCGCTATGAGCTCTGCCGGAGCGTCCATGCCGAGGCCAACGCCATCATCAGCGCGCCGCGGCACGAGATGATCGGCAGCTCGCTTTACCTGACGGGCATCGAGGTAAGGAGCGGGGAATATGTGCAAAACTCCTCCAGCTGCTCCATGTGCAAGCGCATGGTCATCAACGCCGGCATAAAGACGGTCTATATCCGGGATACCAAGGATAGCTACCGCGTGGTCGACGTCGCCAAAGACTGGATCGAAAACGACGAATCCCTGGAAGGAACCATGGGGTATTAG
- a CDS encoding DUF4349 domain-containing protein: MKKGWMPRGFLLLAALVLAAAVLFGCAAQKGAQYSYSGADSSPEAPAENAGSVVDVGSQEGGIAGMGAGSASQKLIYIGEMEIESEQFEADYAALKEQVSAMGGYLAGETLSGTAPVAYGDAGRYGELVARIPTERFQAFLDDADSRMDIVRRHVDVQDITEYYYDNEARIELLETRYAKLEEHLRSAERMEDIIALEQEMSEILSELDELKGTRRHLDHQVEYSTLTIEVREVVRSSGVATSRKGVGSRMGEAFNGTLRAIGVFFENAAVFLVGALPLLLVLAVIALAVLLCVRAGKKRRAKKLPSQKESAEK, from the coding sequence ATGAAAAAAGGATGGATGCCTAGAGGGTTTCTTTTGCTGGCGGCTTTGGTTTTGGCGGCCGCAGTGCTGTTTGGATGCGCGGCGCAGAAAGGCGCGCAGTATAGCTACAGCGGAGCGGATTCCAGCCCCGAAGCTCCGGCTGAAAATGCCGGAAGCGTGGTAGATGTGGGTTCCCAGGAGGGCGGCATTGCTGGCATGGGCGCGGGCAGCGCTTCGCAGAAGCTCATCTATATCGGAGAGATGGAGATAGAGAGCGAGCAGTTTGAGGCGGATTACGCGGCGCTCAAGGAGCAGGTTTCGGCCATGGGCGGCTATCTGGCCGGGGAGACGCTCTCGGGCACGGCGCCCGTGGCCTACGGCGACGCAGGCAGATACGGCGAGCTGGTGGCCCGCATCCCGACCGAGCGCTTCCAGGCCTTTTTGGACGACGCAGACAGCCGGATGGATATCGTGCGCCGGCATGTGGATGTGCAGGATATCACCGAATACTATTACGACAACGAGGCGCGCATCGAGCTTTTGGAGACGCGCTATGCCAAGCTGGAGGAGCATCTGCGCTCGGCAGAGCGGATGGAGGATATCATCGCGCTGGAGCAGGAGATGAGCGAGATTTTATCCGAGCTGGATGAGCTCAAGGGGACGCGCCGCCATCTGGATCATCAGGTGGAGTATTCCACGCTGACCATTGAGGTCCGGGAGGTCGTCCGCTCTTCTGGCGTGGCGACGTCTAGGAAGGGCGTGGGCAGCCGCATGGGCGAGGCCTTTAACGGAACACTGCGGGCCATCGGCGTGTTCTTTGAAAATGCCGCCGTCTTCCTGGTGGGCGCGTTGCCGCTGCTGCTCGTTCTGGCAGTCATCGCGCTGGCCGTGCTGCTCTGTGTGCGCGCGGGCAAAAAGCGCCGGGCAAAGAAATTGCCGAGCCAAAAAGAGAGCGCGGAGAAATAA